GCGGGGACGGCGCGGGTCCGCCGGCCGCGCGGGACGGCCTGCCGGGTCGGTGCAGCGGGTGAGGGGGCGGGGGGAGCGCGGGGCGGCCGAGGCGGACGCCGTGCGGGCATGGGGCGGCAGGAGCGGGAAGGACCCGGCCGCCCCGGAGGGGAGCCAGCCGACGGGGTGGAGCCATGGGTGCCAGCCCCCTGGGGACGGACCAGCTGATTGTCGCGGCCAAGGCGGGGGACGACGACGCCCGCAACGAGCTGATCCGGGCGTACACCCCCTTCGTCCTCAAGGTGGCGTCCCGCGTCTGCGGCCGCTACCTGCACCCCGGCCAGGACGAGGAGATCAGCATCGGGCTCCTCGCCTTCAACGAGGCCATCGATCGCTTCGACGCCCGCCGGGGCAACAACTTCATCGCCTTCGCCGAGACGGTGATCAAGCGCCGGCTCATCGATCACTTCCGCAAGCAGACCGCGACCCGGGTGGCGGTCCCCTTCAGCGATCTGGAGACGGAGGACGAGGACGGCCATCCCGTCAACCAGGTGGACATCCAGGCGGCCCTGGACCGCCATGCCCTGGCGGAGGAAGCCTGGGAGCGGCGTCAGGAGATCCTGCGGCTGCAGCAGGAGCTGGCCCAGTTCGGCATCCGGTTCAGCGACCTCGTGGAGAGCTGTCCGAAGCACAAGGACGCCCGCGACCGGGCGATCCAGGTCGCCCGGCGCCTGGCCACGGTTCCCGCCTACCGCGAAGCCCTCCTCAAGAACCGCACCCTGCCCCTGCGGGAGCTGGCGGCCGACCCCCTGGTGCAGGCCTCCCGCAAGACCCTGGAGCGACAGCGCAAGTACATCGTGGCCGTTGCCCTGATCCTCATGGGCGACTATGTATACCTGCAGGAGTACGTGGCATGAGCGGGAATCCGCGAAGCGACGGGAGAACCACCCCCGCAGCGGGTGCTTCCGCTGCGTAGGGAGTAACGGGGCCGGGCGCCGCGATCCA
The sequence above is drawn from the Thermaerobacter sp. FW80 genome and encodes:
- the sigI gene encoding RNA polymerase sigma factor SigI, which encodes MGASPLGTDQLIVAAKAGDDDARNELIRAYTPFVLKVASRVCGRYLHPGQDEEISIGLLAFNEAIDRFDARRGNNFIAFAETVIKRRLIDHFRKQTATRVAVPFSDLETEDEDGHPVNQVDIQAALDRHALAEEAWERRQEILRLQQELAQFGIRFSDLVESCPKHKDARDRAIQVARRLATVPAYREALLKNRTLPLRELAADPLVQASRKTLERQRKYIVAVALILMGDYVYLQEYVA